The following proteins are encoded in a genomic region of Micrococcaceae bacterium Sec5.8:
- the ilvN gene encoding acetolactate synthase small subunit: MTRHTLSVLVEDKPGVLTRVSSLFARRAFNINSLAVGPTEVPGMSRMTVVVDADEELIEQITKQLNKLVNVIKIVELTSELSVQRDHILVKVRADAATRLQVTQAADLFRAAVVDVSIESVVIEATGHPEKLTALLSVLEPFGIREIVQSGTLAVGRGSRSMSDRALRSA; this comes from the coding sequence ATGACCCGCCATACACTGTCCGTTCTGGTCGAAGACAAACCCGGCGTGCTGACCCGCGTCTCCAGCCTCTTCGCCCGCCGGGCCTTCAACATCAACTCCCTGGCCGTCGGACCGACGGAAGTTCCGGGCATGTCCCGGATGACCGTCGTCGTCGACGCCGATGAGGAGCTCATCGAACAAATCACCAAACAGCTGAACAAGCTGGTCAACGTGATCAAAATCGTGGAGCTCACCTCCGAATTGTCCGTGCAGCGTGACCACATCCTGGTCAAGGTACGGGCGGATGCCGCAACCCGGCTGCAGGTCACCCAGGCTGCAGACCTGTTCCGCGCCGCCGTGGTCGACGTCTCCATAGAGTCGGTGGTCATTGAAGCGACAGGCCACCCCGAGAAACTCACGGCGCTGCTCTCAGTGCTCGAGCCATTCGGCATCCGCGAAATCGTCCAGTCCGGCACCCTGGCCGTGGGACGGGGATCCCGCTCCATGAGTGACCGGGCCCTGCGCAGCGCCTAA
- the ilvC gene encoding ketol-acid reductoisomerase, producing MTEMFYDDDADLSIIQGRTVAVIGYGSQGHAHALSLRDSGVDVRVGLKEGSTSRAKAEAEGLRVLNVADAVAEADLIMVLTPDQVQRHVYAEDIAPNLQAGDALFFGHGFNIRYGYIKPPADVDVALVAPKGPGHIVRREFEAGRGVPDLIAVEQNPSGKAKELALSYAKAIGGTRAGVIETTFTEETETDLFGEQAVLCGGASQLIQYGFETLTEAGYKPEVAYFEVLHELKLIVDLMVEGGIAKQRWSVSDTAEYGDYVSGPRVITPEVKENMKAVLKDIQDGTFAKRFIDDQDAGAPEFKALRKKGEDHPIEATGRELRKLFSWIKNEDDYTEGSVAR from the coding sequence GTGACTGAAATGTTCTACGACGACGACGCCGACCTGTCGATCATCCAGGGCCGCACCGTCGCCGTGATCGGTTACGGCTCCCAGGGCCACGCCCACGCCCTCAGCCTGCGCGACTCCGGTGTTGACGTCCGCGTCGGCCTCAAGGAAGGCTCCACGTCCCGCGCCAAGGCCGAGGCCGAGGGCCTGCGCGTCCTGAACGTCGCCGACGCCGTCGCCGAGGCCGACCTCATCATGGTCCTCACCCCGGACCAGGTCCAGCGCCACGTCTACGCCGAGGACATCGCCCCTAACCTGCAGGCCGGCGACGCCCTGTTCTTCGGCCACGGCTTCAACATCCGCTACGGCTACATCAAGCCCCCGGCCGACGTCGACGTCGCCCTCGTTGCCCCCAAGGGCCCGGGCCACATCGTCCGCCGCGAATTCGAGGCCGGCCGCGGCGTGCCGGACCTGATCGCCGTCGAGCAGAACCCGTCCGGCAAGGCCAAGGAACTGGCCCTGTCCTACGCCAAGGCGATCGGCGGCACCCGCGCCGGCGTCATCGAGACCACCTTCACCGAAGAGACCGAAACCGATCTCTTCGGCGAGCAGGCTGTCCTCTGCGGCGGCGCCTCCCAGCTGATCCAGTACGGCTTCGAGACGCTCACCGAGGCCGGCTACAAGCCCGAGGTGGCCTACTTCGAGGTCCTCCACGAGCTCAAACTGATCGTGGACCTCATGGTGGAAGGCGGCATCGCCAAGCAGCGCTGGAGCGTCTCCGACACCGCCGAGTACGGCGATTACGTCTCCGGCCCGCGGGTGATCACCCCCGAGGTGAAGGAAAACATGAAGGCTGTCCTGAAGGACATCCAGGACGGCACCTTCGCCAAGCGCTTCATCGACGACCAGGACGCCGGAGCCCCCGAGTTCAAGGCGTTGCGCAAGAAGGGTGAGGACCACCCGATCGAGGCCACCGGCCGCGAACTGCGCAAGCTGTTCTCCTGGATCAAGAACGAAGACGACTACACCGAAGGTTCAGTGGCCCGCTAG
- a CDS encoding acetolactate synthase large subunit, with product MSKGSPISPSLMATKSAGAPKASDRVERAADAGVDIAAVSPVLGPNNVVPPTVMTGSQAIVRSLEELGVDDIFGLPGGAILPTYDPLMASRMNHVLVRHEQGAGHAAQGYAMVTGRVGVCIATSGPGATNLVTAIMDAHMDSVPIVAITGQVSSGVIGTDAFQEADIVGITMPITKHSFLVTDPNDIPHVMAEAFHLASTGRPGPVLVDVAKDAQQGQMTFSWPPKIDLPGYHPVLRGHNKQVREAARLIAAANKPVLYVGGGVVKAHASAELLELAELCGAPVVTTLMARGVFPDSHPQHVGMPGMHGTVSAVTALQQSDLLITLGARFDDRVTGILKSFAPNAKVIHADIDPAEISKNRTADVPIVGSVKEIIPELSEALRTLFAASGTPDITNWWTFLNNLKETYPLGWTEPDDGLSAPQRVIERIGALTGPEGVFVAGVGQHQMWASQFIKYERPHAWLNSGGAGTMGYAVPAAMGAKVGNPDRVVWAIDGDGCFQMTNQELATCAINKIPIKVAIINNSSLGMVRQWQTLFYEGRYSNTDLNTGHDTVRIPDFVKLADAYGCASFRCERDEDIDATIQKALEINDRPVVIDFVVSPNSMVWPMVPSGVSNDQIQVARNMTPEWEEED from the coding sequence ATGAGCAAAGGATCGCCGATCAGCCCCTCGCTGATGGCCACTAAGTCCGCTGGAGCCCCCAAGGCTTCGGACCGCGTCGAACGCGCGGCTGACGCCGGCGTCGACATTGCTGCTGTCTCTCCTGTCCTTGGACCGAACAACGTCGTACCCCCGACGGTGATGACCGGTTCACAAGCTATTGTCCGCTCGCTCGAAGAACTCGGCGTGGACGATATTTTTGGTTTGCCCGGTGGCGCGATCCTGCCCACCTACGACCCCTTGATGGCTTCGAGAATGAACCACGTTCTGGTCCGTCACGAACAGGGAGCCGGCCACGCCGCGCAAGGCTACGCCATGGTCACCGGACGGGTGGGCGTCTGCATCGCCACCTCCGGCCCCGGTGCCACCAACCTCGTCACCGCCATCATGGATGCCCACATGGACTCCGTGCCGATCGTGGCCATCACCGGCCAGGTCTCCAGCGGGGTGATCGGCACCGATGCCTTCCAGGAAGCGGACATCGTGGGCATCACCATGCCGATCACCAAGCACTCCTTCCTGGTGACCGACCCCAACGACATCCCGCACGTCATGGCCGAGGCCTTCCACCTGGCCTCGACCGGGCGTCCCGGCCCGGTGCTGGTGGACGTCGCCAAGGACGCCCAGCAGGGCCAGATGACCTTCTCCTGGCCGCCCAAGATCGACCTGCCCGGCTACCACCCGGTGCTGCGCGGCCACAACAAGCAGGTCCGCGAAGCCGCGCGGCTCATTGCCGCGGCCAACAAGCCCGTGCTCTACGTGGGCGGCGGCGTCGTCAAGGCGCACGCCTCGGCGGAACTGCTGGAGCTCGCGGAACTCTGCGGGGCCCCCGTGGTCACCACCCTGATGGCCCGCGGCGTCTTCCCGGACTCCCACCCGCAGCACGTCGGCATGCCGGGCATGCACGGCACGGTCTCCGCCGTGACGGCCCTGCAGCAGTCGGACCTGCTGATCACGCTCGGTGCGCGCTTCGATGACCGGGTCACCGGCATCCTGAAGTCCTTCGCCCCGAACGCCAAGGTCATCCACGCGGACATCGACCCGGCGGAGATCTCCAAGAACCGCACCGCCGATGTGCCGATCGTCGGCTCGGTCAAGGAGATCATCCCGGAACTGAGCGAGGCTCTGCGGACCCTGTTCGCCGCCTCCGGAACCCCGGACATCACCAACTGGTGGACCTTCCTGAACAACCTCAAGGAGACCTACCCGCTGGGCTGGACCGAACCCGACGACGGCCTCAGCGCACCGCAGCGGGTGATCGAACGCATCGGCGCGCTCACCGGCCCCGAGGGCGTCTTCGTCGCCGGCGTCGGGCAGCACCAGATGTGGGCCTCGCAGTTCATCAAGTACGAACGCCCGCACGCTTGGCTGAACTCCGGCGGAGCCGGCACCATGGGCTACGCCGTGCCGGCCGCCATGGGCGCCAAGGTGGGCAACCCGGACCGCGTGGTCTGGGCCATCGACGGCGACGGCTGCTTCCAGATGACCAACCAGGAACTGGCCACCTGCGCGATCAACAAGATCCCGATCAAGGTCGCCATCATCAACAACTCCTCACTGGGCATGGTGCGGCAGTGGCAGACCCTCTTCTACGAGGGCCGCTACTCCAACACCGATCTGAACACCGGCCATGACACCGTCCGGATCCCGGACTTCGTCAAGCTCGCGGACGCCTACGGCTGCGCCTCGTTCCGCTGTGAACGCGACGAGGACATCGACGCCACCATCCAGAAGGCCCTGGAGATCAACGACCGCCCCGTGGTCATCGACTTCGTGGTCAGCCCCAACTCCATGGTGTGGCCGATGGTCCCCTCCGGAGTCAGCAACGATCAAATCCAGGTGGCCCGCAACATGACCCCGGAATGGGAAGAGGAGGACTGA
- the ilvD gene encoding dihydroxy-acid dehydratase, giving the protein MSEDIQTATATKPDIKPRSRVVTDGIHAAPARGMFRAVGMGDDDFAKPQIGVASSWNEITPCNLSLNRLAQGAKEGVHAGGGFPMQFGTISVSDGISMGHEGMHFSLVSREVIADSVETVMQAERIDGSVLLAGCDKSLPGMLMAAARLDLASVFLYAGSIMPGWVKLEDGSEKEVTLIDAFEAVGACAAGKMSMEDLTRIEKAICPGEGACGGMYTANTMACIGEALGMSLPGSAAPPSADRRRDEFARKSGEAVVNLLRLGITARDIMTKKAFENAIAVTMAFGGSTNAVLHLLAIAREAEVELNLEDFNRIGDKIPHLGDLKPFGRYVMTDVDRIGGVPVIMRALLDAGLLHGDCLTVTGKTVAENLAAINPPDLDGKILRAMDNPIHKTGGITILHGTMAPEGAVVKSAGFDADVFEGTARVFEREQGALDALDHGQIKAGDVVVIRYEGPKGGPGMREMLAITGAIKGAGLGKDVLLLTDGRFSGGTTGLCIGHVAPEAADGGPIAFVRDGDRIRVDIAARSFDLLVDEAELDARKVGWEPLPAKFTKGVLAKYAKLVHSASTGAYCG; this is encoded by the coding sequence ATGAGTGAGGACATCCAGACAGCGACAGCGACCAAACCGGACATCAAGCCCCGCAGCCGGGTGGTCACCGACGGCATCCATGCGGCCCCCGCGCGCGGCATGTTCCGTGCGGTGGGCATGGGCGACGACGACTTCGCCAAACCGCAGATCGGCGTCGCGAGCTCCTGGAATGAAATCACTCCCTGCAACCTTTCCCTGAACCGGCTGGCCCAGGGCGCCAAGGAAGGCGTGCACGCCGGCGGCGGCTTCCCGATGCAGTTCGGCACCATCTCCGTCTCGGACGGCATCTCCATGGGGCATGAGGGCATGCACTTCTCCCTGGTCTCCCGGGAAGTCATTGCCGACTCCGTGGAAACCGTCATGCAGGCTGAGCGGATCGATGGCTCGGTCCTGCTGGCCGGCTGCGACAAGTCCCTGCCGGGCATGCTGATGGCAGCGGCCCGCCTGGATCTTGCCAGCGTCTTCCTCTACGCCGGCTCCATCATGCCGGGCTGGGTCAAGCTGGAGGACGGCTCGGAGAAGGAAGTCACCTTGATTGACGCCTTCGAAGCCGTCGGCGCCTGCGCGGCCGGCAAGATGAGCATGGAAGACCTCACCCGGATCGAAAAGGCCATCTGCCCGGGCGAGGGCGCCTGCGGCGGCATGTACACCGCCAACACCATGGCCTGCATCGGCGAGGCGCTGGGCATGTCCCTTCCCGGCTCGGCCGCACCGCCCTCGGCAGACCGCCGTCGCGACGAATTTGCCCGCAAGTCCGGCGAAGCGGTGGTGAACCTCCTCCGTCTGGGCATCACCGCCCGCGACATCATGACCAAGAAAGCCTTCGAAAACGCCATCGCCGTGACCATGGCCTTCGGCGGCTCCACCAATGCCGTCCTGCACCTCCTCGCGATCGCCCGCGAAGCCGAGGTCGAGCTGAACCTCGAGGACTTCAACCGCATCGGCGACAAGATCCCGCACCTCGGAGACCTCAAGCCCTTCGGCCGCTATGTCATGACCGACGTCGACAGGATCGGCGGCGTGCCGGTCATCATGCGCGCCCTGCTCGACGCCGGCCTCCTCCACGGCGACTGCCTCACCGTCACGGGCAAGACCGTCGCGGAGAACCTCGCGGCGATCAACCCGCCGGACCTGGACGGCAAGATCCTGCGGGCCATGGACAACCCCATCCACAAGACCGGCGGCATCACCATCCTGCACGGCACCATGGCCCCGGAAGGCGCCGTCGTGAAGAGCGCCGGCTTCGACGCCGACGTCTTCGAAGGCACGGCCCGCGTGTTCGAGCGCGAGCAGGGTGCCCTGGACGCACTCGACCACGGCCAGATCAAGGCCGGCGACGTCGTCGTCATCCGCTACGAAGGCCCCAAGGGCGGACCGGGCATGCGCGAAATGCTCGCCATCACCGGCGCCATCAAAGGCGCCGGCCTCGGCAAGGACGTCCTGCTGCTCACCGATGGGCGCTTCTCCGGCGGCACCACAGGACTGTGCATCGGCCACGTCGCCCCGGAAGCGGCCGACGGCGGCCCCATCGCCTTCGTCAGGGACGGCGACCGGATCCGCGTGGACATCGCCGCGCGCAGCTTCGACCTCCTCGTGGACGAGGCCGAGCTTGACGCCCGCAAGGTGGGCTGGGAACCGCTCCCGGCCAAGTTCACCAAGGGTGTGCTCGCCAAGTACGCCAAGCTCGTCCACAGCGCCTCCACCGGCGCCTACTGCGGGTGA